The following proteins are encoded in a genomic region of Dokdonia donghaensis DSW-1:
- a CDS encoding type IX secretion system membrane protein PorP/SprF, translating into MKKLHLIVLLLITMLSFTEVSAQQDPQYTQYMYNTVAINPAYAGNRGVTSIVGLHRSQWVGLDGAPRTQSLSVHSPIGEGKVGLGLSIVNDALGPSQETYVGVDFSYTVNTSDTGKLSFGLKGGGHILDVDFTKLTLFDVTDPRFSQNIDNKISPIIGAGLYYHTDNFYAGVSVPNLIQTEHFDVGNNSNGASFIAKERIHYYGIMGYTFDISDQLKFKPSTLVKMVQGAPLQVDLTANFLVMEKLHLGAAYRWSAALSGLVGFQVSDSMLIGLAYDRESTDLGDTIYNDGSFEVFLRFELFNEYDRMLTPRFF; encoded by the coding sequence ATGAAAAAGCTACATCTCATTGTATTGCTATTGATTACAATGCTAAGTTTTACTGAAGTAAGCGCTCAGCAAGATCCACAATACACACAGTATATGTATAATACGGTGGCAATTAATCCTGCCTATGCAGGAAATAGGGGAGTTACTAGTATAGTAGGTCTTCATAGAAGCCAGTGGGTTGGTCTCGACGGGGCACCACGTACACAAAGTTTAAGTGTGCACTCACCTATAGGAGAGGGTAAAGTTGGACTTGGTCTATCTATAGTCAATGACGCACTTGGGCCATCTCAGGAGACATACGTGGGAGTTGACTTTAGTTACACAGTTAATACATCAGATACTGGTAAACTTAGCTTTGGACTTAAAGGAGGAGGTCACATACTCGATGTGGATTTTACTAAACTCACGCTTTTTGATGTTACAGACCCAAGGTTCTCACAAAATATTGATAATAAAATATCACCTATTATAGGTGCTGGTTTATACTATCATACAGATAATTTTTATGCTGGTGTAAGTGTGCCTAATCTTATTCAAACAGAACATTTTGATGTAGGTAATAATAGCAATGGAGCTAGTTTTATAGCAAAGGAGCGCATACATTATTATGGTATAATGGGATATACTTTTGATATAAGTGATCAACTTAAGTTTAAGCCTAGTACACTTGTAAAAATGGTACAAGGTGCCCCATTACAAGTTGATCTTACTGCAAACTTCCTAGTGATGGAAAAACTTCACCTTGGAGCGGCTTACAGATGGAGTGCTGCATTAAGTGGTCTTGTAGGTTTTCAAGTTTCAGATAGTATGTTGATAGGGCTTGCTTATGATAGAGAAAGCACAGACTTAGGTGACACTATTTATAATGACGGTAGTTTTGAAGTCTTTTTGAGATTTGAGCTTTTCAATGAGTATGACAGAATGTTAACTCCAAGATTCTTTTAA
- a CDS encoding OmpA family protein: MKKITLFIFLLTAFFGYAQEKKIERATKRFNQYDYVNSQEIYQKVVDKGYESGDLFKRLADSYYLNAKYDEAATYYGKLIEQFPEDVEPEVYFRYATSLRATKDYALSDKMMARFYDLGEDDTRAVLFRKAPDYLREIEKQKGAYDVSITQINSGYSDFGSALYKDKLIFASNRDTGGYTKRVHKWNGQPFLNLYQVDTSKVGQEGGTKFAKPFSANLNTQYHESSPVFAKGDSVMYFTRNNYSNGIFSKDSTGTNQLKLYRASYKNGAWGGVKELPFNSDNYTVAHPALSPDGKKLYFSSDMPGTLGQADLWYVVINDDSTYGEPVNLGNSINTEGRESFPYVSAANDLFFASNGHPGLGGLDIFLTNLDATGEDVTILNIGEPANTSKDDFAFIIDSETKTGFLSSNRGKSGIDDDIYMIRQLRRPEPLCEILLTGNVTDKNTEELLKDATVALYDDKNNLIESIVTGRKATFEFEPECDAKYLLRGSKDGYTTVEKRVSTPNLSGEIQEFLQLERAVQIAKPGDDIAKILNLNPIYFDFDKYYIRPDAEIELAKVLVYMETYPSVRIDVRSHTDSRGNDEYNRTLSQNRNVSTRDWLIAKGINPSRLSGRGYGESQLVNECSNGVQCSEEQHQLNRRSEFIVLSNN; encoded by the coding sequence ATGAAAAAAATTACATTATTTATATTTCTTCTTACTGCATTTTTTGGATACGCGCAGGAAAAGAAGATAGAAAGAGCAACAAAGAGATTTAATCAGTATGATTATGTAAATTCTCAAGAGATTTATCAAAAAGTAGTTGATAAAGGTTATGAATCTGGTGATCTCTTTAAAAGACTTGCAGACTCATATTATTTAAATGCAAAATATGATGAAGCAGCAACATATTATGGAAAGCTTATAGAGCAATTCCCAGAAGATGTAGAACCAGAAGTATATTTTAGATATGCAACGTCATTAAGAGCTACAAAAGATTATGCATTATCTGATAAGATGATGGCTCGCTTTTATGACCTTGGAGAGGATGATACTAGAGCTGTACTATTTAGAAAAGCACCTGATTATCTTAGAGAGATTGAAAAGCAAAAAGGAGCTTACGATGTTTCTATCACTCAAATTAATTCTGGATACTCAGATTTTGGATCTGCACTGTATAAGGACAAATTGATTTTTGCCTCAAACAGAGATACAGGCGGTTACACAAAACGTGTGCATAAATGGAACGGTCAACCATTCTTAAACTTATACCAAGTAGATACTAGTAAAGTAGGACAAGAAGGTGGAACTAAGTTTGCTAAGCCATTTAGCGCTAACCTAAATACGCAATATCACGAGAGTTCTCCTGTATTTGCAAAAGGGGATAGTGTTATGTACTTCACACGTAATAACTATAGCAATGGCATCTTTAGTAAAGATAGTACAGGTACTAACCAGTTAAAGTTGTATCGTGCAAGTTATAAAAATGGCGCTTGGGGCGGAGTTAAAGAATTACCATTTAATAGCGACAATTATACAGTAGCTCACCCAGCATTAAGCCCAGATGGTAAAAAATTATACTTCTCTTCAGATATGCCAGGTACTTTAGGCCAGGCAGATTTATGGTATGTAGTAATCAATGATGATAGTACTTATGGAGAGCCAGTAAATCTTGGTAATAGTATTAATACTGAAGGAAGAGAAAGTTTTCCATATGTAAGCGCAGCAAACGATTTATTTTTTGCTTCAAACGGTCACCCGGGCCTAGGAGGTTTAGATATATTCTTAACTAACTTAGATGCTACTGGTGAAGATGTTACAATACTTAACATAGGAGAACCAGCAAACACTTCTAAAGATGATTTTGCTTTCATAATCGATTCTGAAACTAAAACTGGATTTCTTTCATCTAACCGTGGTAAATCTGGTATAGATGATGATATCTATATGATAAGACAGCTTAGAAGACCAGAACCACTTTGTGAAATATTACTAACGGGTAATGTAACAGATAAAAACACAGAAGAGCTTTTAAAAGATGCTACCGTGGCTTTATATGATGATAAGAATAATCTTATTGAATCTATTGTTACTGGTAGAAAAGCAACTTTTGAGTTTGAACCAGAGTGTGATGCAAAATATCTTTTAAGAGGATCAAAGGATGGATATACTACTGTAGAAAAGAGAGTGTCTACTCCTAATCTATCTGGTGAAATTCAAGAGTTTTTACAATTAGAGCGTGCTGTTCAAATTGCAAAACCAGGAGACGATATTGCAAAAATATTAAACCTTAATCCTATATACTTTGATTTTGATAAGTACTATATAAGACCAGATGCAGAGATTGAACTAGCAAAAGTTCTTGTGTATATGGAAACGTATCCTTCTGTACGTATAGACGTAAGATCACACACAGATAGTAGAGGTAATGATGAGTACAACCGTACACTATCACAAAACCGTAATGTATCTACTAGAGACTGGCTTATTGCAAAGGGAATTAATCCATCTAGACTTTCTGGTCGCGGTTATGGAGAGTCTCAGCTAGTTAATGAATGTTCAAACGGTGTTCAGTGTAGTGAAGAACAACATCAACTTAACAGAAGAAGCGAGTTTATAGTTTTAAGTAATAACTAA
- the idi gene encoding isopentenyl-diphosphate Delta-isomerase: protein MKEELVILVDENDNKIGLMPKMEAHEKAVLHRAFSVFVFNDKKELMLQQRALHKYHSPGLWTNTCCSHQRDGESNIEAGTRRLQEEMGFTVPLEESISFIYKAPFDNGLTEHELDHILIGHSEQEPVINEEEVAAWKWMGLENVKQDIVNRPELYTAWFKIIFDKFYNHIER, encoded by the coding sequence ATGAAAGAAGAATTAGTCATCTTAGTAGATGAAAATGACAATAAAATAGGGCTAATGCCCAAAATGGAAGCTCACGAAAAGGCCGTTTTACATCGCGCTTTTTCAGTATTTGTCTTCAATGATAAAAAGGAGCTTATGCTCCAGCAAAGAGCACTTCACAAATACCACAGTCCCGGCTTATGGACAAATACCTGTTGCAGTCACCAGCGCGATGGTGAGAGCAATATAGAAGCAGGTACACGCAGGTTACAAGAGGAGATGGGTTTTACCGTTCCCTTAGAAGAAAGTATATCTTTTATTTACAAAGCTCCTTTTGATAATGGACTTACTGAGCACGAGTTAGATCATATACTAATAGGTCACTCAGAGCAAGAGCCTGTAATTAATGAGGAAGAAGTAGCTGCCTGGAAGTGGATGGGGCTTGAAAATGTAAAGCAAGATATTGTAAACAGACCAGAATTGTATACAGCTTGGTTTAAGATCATTTTTGATAAATTTTATAATCACATTGAGCGATGA
- a CDS encoding 6-pyruvoyl trahydropterin synthase family protein produces MRITAHRKAHFNAAHRLYRPDWNDEKNSQIFGKCSNPNFHGHNYDLTVSVTGEIDPETGFLIDLKILKDIIKAQVEDYLDHKNLNLEVQEFKELNPTAENIAVVIYNRIKTVLEPKFDLEVTLYETPRNFVTYKGE; encoded by the coding sequence ATGAGAATAACTGCACACAGAAAAGCACATTTTAATGCTGCACATAGGTTATATAGACCAGACTGGAATGATGAAAAAAATAGCCAGATTTTCGGTAAGTGTAGTAACCCTAATTTTCACGGTCATAATTACGACCTTACTGTAAGTGTTACTGGAGAGATAGATCCAGAAACCGGATTTTTGATAGATCTTAAAATTTTAAAGGATATTATAAAAGCTCAGGTAGAAGACTACCTAGATCATAAAAACTTAAACCTAGAGGTACAGGAGTTTAAAGAGCTCAACCCAACGGCAGAAAATATTGCAGTTGTCATTTATAATAGAATTAAAACAGTATTAGAACCTAAGTTTGATCTGGAGGTGACTCTATATGAGACACCGCGTAACTTTGTAACCTATAAAGGAGAGTAA
- a CDS encoding peroxiredoxin → MALKVGDKAPGFSLKNQDGKDVSIDSLLGKVPMVIYFYPKNFTPGCTAQACSFRDQYQDFTDAGAKVFGISADSVASHKRFRAKHNLPFDTLSDQKNKIRRLYGVKNELLGLLPGRETFVIDSAGTVKMRFNSMMAGKHIPKALSVIKGL, encoded by the coding sequence ATGGCATTAAAAGTAGGAGATAAGGCACCAGGCTTTAGTTTAAAAAATCAAGATGGTAAAGATGTTTCTATAGATTCACTGTTGGGGAAAGTACCTATGGTAATTTATTTTTATCCTAAAAATTTCACGCCTGGTTGTACTGCGCAAGCCTGTAGTTTTAGAGATCAGTATCAAGATTTTACAGATGCAGGAGCAAAAGTATTCGGTATAAGTGCAGATAGTGTAGCTAGTCATAAACGATTTAGAGCAAAGCACAACTTACCTTTTGATACCCTTTCAGATCAAAAAAATAAAATACGTCGTTTATACGGTGTAAAGAACGAACTTCTAGGTTTGTTGCCAGGACGAGAGACCTTTGTTATAGATTCTGCAGGCACCGTTAAAATGCGTTTTAATAGTATGATGGCTGGTAAGCACATTCCTAAAGCGCTTTCTGTAATAAAGGGGCTGTAA
- a CDS encoding DUF4369 domain-containing protein, with protein MTRITYLLLVSFLIISCSKSGNLTLTGTVKGLKKGTLYVQHIQDTALVNIDSLEIDGDPEFEFILDIKEPEVYYLHLSKENESGYDDRIPFFAEEGAINITTSLKNFEGFAAVIGSENQMYWQEFQNMNKQFNDKNLDLIKGSFEARQSGVQEDIVAYDDSLQSLLKRKYLYTGNFAAVHKDKEVAPYLLLTQIPDAATSYLDTLYKTFPRKTKQSLYGKQVKKLLEERKSN; from the coding sequence ATGACTAGAATCACATACCTTTTATTAGTAAGCTTTTTAATTATCTCGTGTTCAAAATCGGGTAACTTAACACTTACAGGAACCGTAAAAGGACTTAAAAAAGGGACTCTTTATGTGCAGCATATACAAGACACTGCACTAGTAAATATAGATTCTCTAGAAATAGATGGAGACCCAGAGTTTGAATTTATACTAGACATAAAAGAGCCAGAGGTTTACTATTTACACCTAAGTAAAGAAAATGAGTCTGGTTATGATGATCGCATACCTTTCTTTGCAGAAGAGGGCGCTATTAATATCACTACATCTCTTAAAAACTTTGAAGGATTTGCCGCAGTAATAGGGTCAGAAAACCAAATGTACTGGCAGGAATTTCAAAATATGAATAAGCAGTTTAATGATAAAAACCTGGATCTTATAAAAGGTTCTTTTGAGGCGAGACAAAGTGGTGTACAAGAAGATATTGTAGCTTATGATGACTCACTACAAAGCCTTCTCAAAAGAAAGTATTTATACACGGGTAACTTTGCGGCTGTACATAAAGACAAGGAGGTAGCTCCTTACCTACTTTTAACACAGATTCCTGATGCTGCAACATCATATCTTGATACCCTTTACAAGACATTCCCGAGAAAGACTAAGCAATCTCTATATGGTAAACAGGTAAAAAAATTGCTTGAGGAGCGCAAGTCAAATTAA